One window of Nicotiana tomentosiformis chromosome 11, ASM39032v3, whole genome shotgun sequence genomic DNA carries:
- the LOC104095513 gene encoding sodium transporter HKT1 isoform X1 yields MKMKLFSSSYRQGFFFSIFHILNLGVKPFWIEVSYFMILSLLGLLALTISKPRTLPSFRPQNLDVFFTSVSAATVSSMSTVEMEVFSNAQLVFITMLMFLGGEAFTSFLRLQLMKSKLSMEKTVLQNKIESSNSIISIDSHDSSNSPRNSIHHLELGHEQEDSNLEHAIINSMEDSEAIVKLKSLRFLSYVVFGYILGVVVLGSSLVSIYVSFIPSAKQVLKEKGLNLHTFSLFTTVSTFANCGFVPTNENMMVFRKNSGLLLILIPQVLLGNTLYAPCLRLTIWFLWKITKRGEFEYIMKNSKRVGYSHIFPNLETMALATTVLGFISIQFVVFCSLEWNSEATAGLSSYEKLVGSLFEVVNTRHTGESVFDLSTLTPAILVLFAVMMYLSPYTSFLPIDSNEERLETTERMNRRKGSSLVEYVSFSHLSYLVIFTILICITERDKMKNDPLNFNVLNIVFEVISAYGTVGMSMGYSCARQLKPDVHCKDAAYGFAGKWSNMGKFILIIVMFFGRLKQYCKRGGKGWKVL; encoded by the exons ATGAAAATGAAGCTGTTTTCATCATCTTACCGCCAAGGTTTTTTCTTCTCTATCTTTCATATTCTCAATCTTGGCGTAAAGCCATTTTGGATTGAAGTAAGTTATTTCATGATCCTTTCATTGTTAGGTTTGTTAGCTTTGACTATTTCGAAACCTAGAACTCTGCCGTCATTTAGGCCTCAAAATCTAGATGTGTTTTTCACTTCTGTTTCTGCTGCCACAGTTTCTAGCATGTCCACTGTTGAAATGGAGGTTTTCTCAAATGCCCAACTTGTCTTCATAACCATGTTAATGTTTCTTGGTGGGGAGGCCTTTACCTCTTTTCTTAGActtcaactcatgaagtccaaaCTTTCCATGGAAAAAACGGTTTTACAAAACAAAATTGAATCTTCAAACTCTATTATTAGCATAGATTCTCACGACTCTTCAAACTCTCCTAGGAACTCTATCCATCATCTTGAGCTAGGACATGAACAAGAGGATAGTAATTTAGAACATGCAATAATCAATTCTATGGAGGACAGTGAGGCAATTGTCAAATTGAAGTCTTTAAGATTCTTGAGTTATGTGGTTTTTGGTTATATTCTAGGTGTTGTTGTTCTTGGTTCTTCCTTAGTTTCTATCTACGTAAGCTTTATTCCAAGTGCAAAACAAGTTCTCAAAGAAAAAGGGCTTAACTTGCATACTTTTTCTCTCTTCACCACAGTTTCAACATTTGCAAATTGTGGGTTTGTCCCTACAAATGAAAACATGATGGTTTTCAGGAAAAATTCAGGCCTTCTTCTCATTCTTATACCTCAAGTCCTTCTTGGAAACACATTATATGCTCCTTGCTTACGCCTCACTATTTGGTTTCTTTGGAAAATCACAAAGAGAGGTGAGTTTGAGTATATCATGAAGAACTCAAAACGAGTAGGATACTCACATATTTTTCCAAATTTGGAAACCATGGCTCTTGCAACTACTGTTCTGGGATTCATATCCATTCAGTTTGTTGTCTTTTGTTCATTGGAATGGAATTCTGAAGCCACTGCTGGATTGAGTTCTTATGAAAAGCTGGTGGGATCATTGTTTGAAGTTGTGAATACAAGGCATACTGGTGAATCTGTGTTCGATCTTTCAACCCTTACCCCAGCAATCTTAGTGTTATTCGCCGTAATGAT GTATCTATCACCCTATACTTCTTTTTTGCCAATTGATAGTAATGAAGAGCGCTTGGAAACTACAGAAAGAATGAACAGGAGAAAAGGGAGCAGCTTAGTGGAGTACGTATCATTCTCACATCTTTCTTATTTGGTCATTTTCACTATTCTTATTTGTATTACAGAGAGAGACAAAATGAAAAATGATCCCCTCAATTTCAATGTACTCAACATCGTCTTTGAAGTCATCAG TGCATATGGAACTGTTGGAATGTCAATGGGCTATAGTTGTGCAAGGCAATTAAAACCAGATGTCCATTGCAAAGATGCAGCATATGGATTTGCTGGAAAATGGAGTAATATGGGAAAGTTCATTCTAATTATTGTCATGTTTTTCGGAAGGCTGAAGCAGTACTGTAAAAGAGGTGGCAAGGGTTGGAAAGTATTATAA
- the LOC104095513 gene encoding sodium transporter HKT1 isoform X2, with amino-acid sequence MKMKLFSSSYRQGFFFSIFHILNLGVKPFWIEVSYFMILSLLGLLALTISKPRTLPSFRPQNLDVFFTSVSAATVSSMSTVEMEVFSNAQLVFITMLMFLGGEAFTSFLRLQLMKSKLSMEKTVLQNKIESSNSIISIDSHDSSNSPRNSIHHLELGHEQEDSNLEHAIINSMEDSEAIVKLKSLRFLSYVVFGYILGVVVLGSSLVSIYVSFIPSAKQVLKEKGLNLHTFSLFTTVSTFANCGFVPTNENMMVFRKNSGLLLILIPQVLLGNTLYAPCLRLTIWFLWKITKRGEFEYIMKNSKRVGYSHIFPNLETMALATTVLGFISIQFVVFCSLEWNSEATAGLSSYEKLVGSLFEVVNTRHTGESVFDLSTLTPAILVLFAVMMYLSPYTSFLPIDSNEERLETTERMNRRKGSSLVDAYGTVGMSMGYSCARQLKPDVHCKDAAYGFAGKWSNMGKFILIIVMFFGRLKQYCKRGGKGWKVL; translated from the exons ATGAAAATGAAGCTGTTTTCATCATCTTACCGCCAAGGTTTTTTCTTCTCTATCTTTCATATTCTCAATCTTGGCGTAAAGCCATTTTGGATTGAAGTAAGTTATTTCATGATCCTTTCATTGTTAGGTTTGTTAGCTTTGACTATTTCGAAACCTAGAACTCTGCCGTCATTTAGGCCTCAAAATCTAGATGTGTTTTTCACTTCTGTTTCTGCTGCCACAGTTTCTAGCATGTCCACTGTTGAAATGGAGGTTTTCTCAAATGCCCAACTTGTCTTCATAACCATGTTAATGTTTCTTGGTGGGGAGGCCTTTACCTCTTTTCTTAGActtcaactcatgaagtccaaaCTTTCCATGGAAAAAACGGTTTTACAAAACAAAATTGAATCTTCAAACTCTATTATTAGCATAGATTCTCACGACTCTTCAAACTCTCCTAGGAACTCTATCCATCATCTTGAGCTAGGACATGAACAAGAGGATAGTAATTTAGAACATGCAATAATCAATTCTATGGAGGACAGTGAGGCAATTGTCAAATTGAAGTCTTTAAGATTCTTGAGTTATGTGGTTTTTGGTTATATTCTAGGTGTTGTTGTTCTTGGTTCTTCCTTAGTTTCTATCTACGTAAGCTTTATTCCAAGTGCAAAACAAGTTCTCAAAGAAAAAGGGCTTAACTTGCATACTTTTTCTCTCTTCACCACAGTTTCAACATTTGCAAATTGTGGGTTTGTCCCTACAAATGAAAACATGATGGTTTTCAGGAAAAATTCAGGCCTTCTTCTCATTCTTATACCTCAAGTCCTTCTTGGAAACACATTATATGCTCCTTGCTTACGCCTCACTATTTGGTTTCTTTGGAAAATCACAAAGAGAGGTGAGTTTGAGTATATCATGAAGAACTCAAAACGAGTAGGATACTCACATATTTTTCCAAATTTGGAAACCATGGCTCTTGCAACTACTGTTCTGGGATTCATATCCATTCAGTTTGTTGTCTTTTGTTCATTGGAATGGAATTCTGAAGCCACTGCTGGATTGAGTTCTTATGAAAAGCTGGTGGGATCATTGTTTGAAGTTGTGAATACAAGGCATACTGGTGAATCTGTGTTCGATCTTTCAACCCTTACCCCAGCAATCTTAGTGTTATTCGCCGTAATGAT GTATCTATCACCCTATACTTCTTTTTTGCCAATTGATAGTAATGAAGAGCGCTTGGAAACTACAGAAAGAATGAACAGGAGAAAAGGGAGCAGCTTAGTGGA TGCATATGGAACTGTTGGAATGTCAATGGGCTATAGTTGTGCAAGGCAATTAAAACCAGATGTCCATTGCAAAGATGCAGCATATGGATTTGCTGGAAAATGGAGTAATATGGGAAAGTTCATTCTAATTATTGTCATGTTTTTCGGAAGGCTGAAGCAGTACTGTAAAAGAGGTGGCAAGGGTTGGAAAGTATTATAA